The sequence CTTCGATTGCCTATGGTTACAGCATTGGTGGATTTGATGCCGATAAGTTTGTGGGGCCCGAACTGGTGCTAGGTGTTGGTAAAGAGGGTGAGCCCTACGAGGGTATCGGTCGCGGTCCGTTAAACATTGCCGGACTGCCCGTTTATCGAGATGCCCAAGGTGGTGTAGGTACGCCTACTAGCGACCATGAGCGCACCAAAATGACGCTCGGGACTACCCATCTCGTTGTGCTCATCAACGGCTACGATGGTAACGAAGAACGTGTTCGTGCCAATGCCGAATACATTCAGAAACTCCTTATCGATTACGCCCAGAGCGATGGCGGAACTATTACGCTATATAGATAATTTAGGTTCAGGTGGTTTTATTTCTTGCCGAAATTACCAAATTTTTTCATAAAAATATGGCATTAGCATATTTCTTGGCATTTTTGCTCCCACACGTGGGAAATATTTTTTCCACACGAGAGCGCTATTTTTTATGCTTGTAAAGGTTATACTGTATACGATTTGTGTAACGAATAATGTAAAATATTATGAACTATCTTTGTATTTGTGCGGATACAGAAATACAGAATACAGTTTTGTTGTGAGCATTGTCAATCCAAAAATTCAGTAATTCAGAATTCAGTTTTCTCATGAGCACAAAGATGACTCAGATATCAGATATCAGTTTATTTGGCTAAGCATTTGTAACTTTAAATATACTCTATTAGAATATTATATATTATTATATATATTATAATATATATAATAATATATAATATTTATAAGATTGATAATTAGAGAGTGAAGCGATAGTTGTATTAGCTCACAAGAAAACTGATATCTGATATCTGAGTCACACACAGATTATCCCTCTCCAAATAACCTGTATTCTGTATTCTGTATCCACTGATGTTTCTTTATCAGTGGATATATAGCTTCCTAAAAAACTGAATTACTGAATTCTGAATTTTCTCGCTCAGTTTAGATAAGTTGGTGGTATGGTGTTGCTAATAAAAAAACGAAAAAATTTGTTTTTTCGCTTACTTATTCGTACCTTTGCAGCACAATTTTGATTATGGGAAAAGGAAAGTTAGCTAAATTTGCGGACATGGAAACGTACGAGAACGTATTCCAGTATCCGTTTTCGGTGATTGAGAATGTGCCATTCGAGATGAAGGGGCACTGGCACGAGCAGTACTTCCACAATAATAACCCGATAGTGCTGGAACTTGGTTGCGGTAAGGGAGAATACACAGTGGAACTGGCCAAACTGTATCCCGACATGAACTTTATTGGCGTGGATATCAAAGGTGCACGTATGTGGACTGGTGCTACACAGGCCCTGAACGAGGGACTGAAGAATGTGGCTTTTCTGCGTACGAATATTGAAATAATTGAACGTTTTTTTGCAGAGGACGAGGTGCAGGAAATCTGGCTCACATTCAGCGATCCGCAGATGAAGAATCCTCGTAAGCGATTGACATCCACCTATTTTATGAACCGCTATCGTAAATTTCTGGTGGATGGCGGCGTGATACACCTGAAGACTGATTCGAACTTCCTCTTTACTTATAGTACCTATATGGTAGAGAAGAATGCGCTGCCCGTAATTTTCCGTACAGAGGATTTGTATCACGATGAGCGTATCGACGAGGGTACGAAGAAGATTCTGGCTATTCAGACTTATTACGAGGGTATGTGGATTGCCCGCGGACTGAATATTAAATATATGAAGTGGAATCTGCCTCGCAACGGCGAGCTGGTTGAACCCGAGGTGGAGATTGAACTGGACGACTATCGCTCGTATCACAGATCAAAAAGAAGTTCATTAGATAAGGCGAAATAATGGAAAATGTAATATACCCCAAGATGGTGATGGATGCCTTGGCTACGGTAACGTATGCAGGCACCAAGAAGAATGTGGTGGAGAGTGGTATGGTGGCTGATACACCTGCTGTGGCTGCTCCACAGAAGGATGGTGAGAACTGGAAAGTAAAGGTGGTGCTGGAGTTTCCACGCGATACCGATCCTTTCCTGAAATCAACTGTAAAAGCTGCCGAGGCGGCTATCAAATACCACTGCGGCAAGGAGGTGGAGGTAGAGATTGAAACAGAATTCAAGTCGAAACCACGTCCAGAGGTAGGCGAGATGCTGCCTGGCGTCAAGAATATTATTGCCGTTAGCTCGGGTAAGGGTGGTGTAGGTAAAAGCACCGTATCGGCTAACCTGGCTATCGCTTTGGCCCGTTTGGGTTACAAGGTGGGATTGCTTGATACCGATATCTTCG is a genomic window of Xylanibacter ruminicola 23 containing:
- the trmB gene encoding tRNA (guanosine(46)-N7)-methyltransferase TrmB; translated protein: MGKGKLAKFADMETYENVFQYPFSVIENVPFEMKGHWHEQYFHNNNPIVLELGCGKGEYTVELAKLYPDMNFIGVDIKGARMWTGATQALNEGLKNVAFLRTNIEIIERFFAEDEVQEIWLTFSDPQMKNPRKRLTSTYFMNRYRKFLVDGGVIHLKTDSNFLFTYSTYMVEKNALPVIFRTEDLYHDERIDEGTKKILAIQTYYEGMWIARGLNIKYMKWNLPRNGELVEPEVEIELDDYRSYHRSKRSSLDKAK
- a CDS encoding B3/4 domain-containing protein, which gives rise to MIQVSVSSEISSVCPNFVGACVEAQVVNTPYSDRLWHAIHEVEERLRQELTTESVKSLPSIAATRAVYKLCGKDPSRYRPASEQLIRRMLQGKELYQIDTLVDLVNLASIAYGYSIGGFDADKFVGPELVLGVGKEGEPYEGIGRGPLNIAGLPVYRDAQGGVGTPTSDHERTKMTLGTTHLVVLINGYDGNEERVRANAEYIQKLLIDYAQSDGGTITLYR